A part of Haliotis asinina isolate JCU_RB_2024 chromosome 10, JCU_Hal_asi_v2, whole genome shotgun sequence genomic DNA contains:
- the LOC137298109 gene encoding meiosis-specific coiled-coil domain-containing protein MEIOC-like: protein MALSVQLNESEKYENTRIRLMRSAGNNQLKQQPGRYNPGAKPFEPNTFDLDTYQESVELGGSKEQFKNLAPGYKNGQIATFQPFPHSNTMQTGSQLVSSATQQTAYPEWSHMTYSSKNAQKLEPDHASPFSFSFPDHQNVALNNCSSDKLSAFDDLVNKIVDDDSSLFSTSLFGEFNEETQSQATSDVFSFDGSPGFASGSVWSTGSEGTPSGKSDKNSTSYGSFEHASSMTQNLWDENSFSSSHVSDTSDHFFSQGFNAKEASRLPSGQIHENSFPQQFQAQSEYSGKQKLDRSYQHMNSDMFNEMSSPQNFATFQNHLKLKPFPSQPAISSAFTSSAHDTSPKIHHSQEHSMAQSAFQNAVAQHVNAAKQTYPGGSEPFSFKKNKTFQTTPTKTDDQPPDVEKQMFNYLPSSNFNSHNAAALKHQHSSQQHMQHDNDFMHPIHVNTHTPVSYQSNYSLSDPSTPSSPGEGNVPQERPQNQSDTSSGNIQVPGHFLNKMQNLKKDYVPMSSSTPLSREKHGLQNFIPHGFYNRKMKGLPHDMFSSPNYDRWSADQVGRETHHPALGNLDHISPELLPFAFDHDQVDKQKFLEECLLHDQGLRHSLSHHQHLLHYPPHPLFSPSHGALPAEAFEYFPIEPLPRIAPGFIPEMLYPDFPQYVLGLHPGFFQGMRSFRRSGPSNELHLKLEECYEQFKAIEKERKKTEAELARQNPGKKVSSANNIVIPRLPSNPSRVDRLIVDSFREHARIITLIDKMEKLRTISIHANVHSSLDKWLEGIRKVQARRKEEIVNAANRHRAGVSRHQEDKDVLALAASISELTAHTRRARTATWCALQMSDKENPLIPQAGVNVQSPVNIEAFVKVPDTGNPVSEEKEENVTAGT from the exons ATGGCGCTCTCGGTCCAGCTGAATGAGAgcgaaaaatatgaaaataccaGGATAAGATTGATGAGGTCGGCTGGAAATAACCAGCTTAAGCAGCAG CCTGGCAGGTACAACCCTGGAGCAAAGCCTTTTGAACCCAACACGTTTGATCTGGATACATACCAGGAAAGTGTGGAGTTAGGTGGGTCAAAGGAGCAGTTCAAGAATTTGGCACCAGGATACAAAAATGGCCAG ATTGCTACATTCCAGCCTTTCCCTCATTCAAACACAATGCAGACAGGCTCACAGCTGGTGTCCTCAGCCACTCAGCAGACTGCCTATCCAGAATGGAGTCACATGACATACAGTTCCAAAAATGCACAAAAACTTGAACCTGACCATGCATCACCATTTTCCTTCTCTTTCCCGGATCATCAAAATGTGGCACTCAACAATTGCTCTAGCGACAAACTTTCAGCTTTTGATGATCTTGTCAACAAGATAGTTGATGATGATTCATCTCTTTTCTCAACCAGCCTCTTTGGAGAGTTTAATGAAGAAACTCAGTCACAGGCCACCTCAGATGTCTTTTCCTTTGATGG TTCACCAGGCTTTGCATCTGGAAGTGTTTGGTCAACCGGCAGTGAGGGTACGCCTTCTGGAAAGTCAGATAAAAACTCGACGTCATATGGAAGTTTTGAGCATGCTTCTAGCATGACTCAAAATTTATGGGATGAAAACAGCTTTTCCTCGTCACACGTTTCTGACACATCAGATCACTTTTTTTCACAGGGTTTTAATGCTAAAGAGGCGTCCCGACTTCCCAGTGGCCAGATCCACGAAAACTCCTTTCCTCAACAGTTTCAAGCTCAATCTGAATATAGTGGAAAGCAAAAATTGGACAGGTCTTATCAACACATGAACAGTGATATGTTCAACGAGATGTCCTCACCACAGAATTTTGCCACATTCCAGAATCACTTGAAGTTAAAACCTTTTCCCTCACAGCCAGCGATCAGTTCTGCTTTCACTTCATCAGCCCATGACACTTCACCAAAGATTCACCATTCTCAGGAACACAGTATGGCTCAAAGCGCCTTTCAGAATGCTGTGGCTCAGCATGTCAATgcagcaaaacaaacatatccagGCGGAAGTGAGCCCTTCAGCTTCAAGAAAAACAAGACATTCCAGACAACCCCAACCAAGACTGACGATCAACCTCCAGATGTTGAGAAGCAGATGTTCAACTATTTGCCATCATCTAACTTCAATTCTCACAATGCAGCAGCCTTGAAACACCAGCACTCTTCCCAGCAACATATGCAGCATGACAATGATTTTATGCACCCCATTCATGTTAATACACATACTCCAGTCAGTTATCAAAGTAACTACAGTTTGTCTGACCCTAGTACTCCTAGTTCACCAGGGGAAGGAAATGTTCCCCAAGAGAGACCACAGAATCAGTCAGACACCTCCAGTGGCAATATTCAGGTACCTGGCCATTTCCTGAACAAAATGCAGAACCTGAAAAAGGATTATGTGCCAATGAGCTCATCTACTCCTCTCAGCAGAGAGAAACACGGATTGCAGAATTTTATTCCTCATGGTTTCTACAATCGAAAAATGAAAGGATTACCACATGATATGTTCTCGTCTCCAAATTATGACCGCTGGTCTGCTGACCAAGTTGGTAGAGAGACACACCACCCTGCACTTGGCAATCTTGATCACATTTCTCCAGAGTTACTCCCCTTTGCCTTTGACCATGACCAAGTTGATAAACAGAAGTTTCTTGAAGAATGTCTCCTCCATGATCAAGGTCTCCGACACTCCCTGTCTCATCATCAGCATCTCCTCCACTATCCTCCCCACCCTCTCTTCAGTCCTTCCCATGGTGCCTTGCCTGCTGAAGCATTTGAATACTTTCCAATTGAACCTTTGCCCAGAATTGCACCTGGATTCATCCCTGAAATGCTCTACCCTGACTTCCCACAATATGTCTTAGGCCTCCATCCTGGCTTCTTTCAAGGAATGCGTTCTTTCAG GAGAAGTGGACCCTCTAATGAACTTCATCTTAAGCTAGAGGAGTGTTATGAACAGTTCAAGGCCatagagaaagagagaaagaag ACGGAAGCAGAACTAGCCAGACAGAATCCAGGAAAAAAAGTATCAAGTGCCAACAACATTGTCATTCCTCGACTGCCATCAAACCCTTCTAGAGTGGATCGACTTATTGTGGATTCCTTCAGGGAACATGCAAGG ATTATAACACTGATTGATAAGATGGAAAAACTAAGAACAATATCCATCCATGCTAATGTCCATTCCTCCCTTGACAAGTGGTTGGAGGGTATCAGGAAAGTCCAGGCTAGAAGGAAGGAGGAAATCGTTAATGCTGCCAATAGACATCGAGCAGGTGTTTCCCGCCATCAGGAAGATAAAG ATGTATTGGCTTTGGCTGCCAGTATCAGTGAACTTACTGCGCACACTCGACGAGCTAGAACAGCAACATGGTGTGCCCTGCAGATGTCAGATAAGGAAAATCCACTGATTCCACAAGCTGGTGTAAATGTGCAAAGCCCAGTCAACATTGAAGCCTTTGTGAAAGTACCTGACACTGGCAACCCAGTAagtgaagaaaaagaagaaaatgtaACAGCAGGAACATAG